One segment of Paraburkholderia bonniea DNA contains the following:
- a CDS encoding LysR family transcriptional regulator has translation MTNEVRVDLNLLRVFHAILEENSLTLAGNRLGLSQPAVSYALGRLRAMFDDPLFVRSGNEMVPTSAAMAMREAVQHAMVAAHDVLRFTAPFDAARSSRTFRLALSDIGSLVFLPKLCDRLAVLAPEIKLEVVSLSLPQVQEALRNGQLDLAIGNLPGLRDSTHFTSLFREDHVCMTRWRAGLPGPALPLSHFLALSHLQVTSTESGHQQVEDHFIEHGIQRKIVLRVPHFTVVPEILARTDWIVTVPRRIAPALNRSDAFTIYELPVKTPEITITAHWHENFESNDANRWLRALVSDTLREDHENGMADGMNSG, from the coding sequence ATGACGAACGAAGTCCGAGTCGATCTGAATTTGCTGCGCGTTTTCCACGCGATTCTCGAAGAAAACAGTCTGACGCTCGCGGGCAACCGCCTTGGGCTGTCGCAGCCTGCTGTCAGTTATGCGCTGGGCCGGTTGCGGGCCATGTTCGATGACCCGTTGTTCGTGCGCTCCGGCAATGAGATGGTGCCAACCTCGGCCGCGATGGCGATGCGCGAGGCGGTGCAGCACGCCATGGTGGCGGCTCATGATGTGTTGCGCTTCACCGCGCCATTCGACGCCGCGCGAAGCAGCCGCACCTTTCGCCTGGCGCTGTCGGATATTGGTTCGCTGGTGTTTTTGCCGAAGCTGTGCGACCGGCTGGCCGTGCTGGCACCGGAGATCAAGCTGGAAGTGGTGTCGCTGTCGCTGCCGCAGGTTCAGGAAGCGCTGCGCAACGGCCAGCTTGACCTGGCGATCGGCAATCTGCCGGGCCTTAGGGACAGCACGCATTTCACCTCGCTGTTCCGCGAGGACCACGTGTGTATGACGCGCTGGCGCGCTGGGCTGCCGGGCCCGGCACTGCCACTTAGCCATTTTCTGGCGCTATCGCATTTGCAGGTCACTTCCACGGAAAGCGGCCATCAGCAGGTGGAGGACCACTTCATCGAACACGGCATTCAACGCAAGATCGTGTTGCGTGTGCCGCATTTCACGGTGGTGCCGGAGATTCTCGCGCGCACCGACTGGATCGTCACCGTGCCGCGCCGCATCGCGCCGGCGCTGAACCGTAGCGACGCATTCACGATTTATGAATTACCGGTGAAAACACCGGAAATCACGATCACCGCGCACTGGCATGAAAACTTCGAATCCAACGACGCTAACCGCTGGTTGCGTGCGCTTGTCAGCGATACGCTGCGCGAGGATCACGAGAACGGGATGGCCGATGGAATGAATTCAGGTTAA
- a CDS encoding ankyrin repeat domain-containing protein: MGRIDIVGQTGKRSSHNVASIGTNPVPRLITGLNQTRASKQEIWNKKISTPAVVDKSGKLLVFKYLDALQNAAAQFFAEKLTALKAYAIAGGSLTVKNAAGDNIFHVILRDSFKNHDSLEKYSNILGDLLHLGYQQNLDFSEKGSDGYTLLHLAACLPDAKSESLRNMEEIIKYCDWGVINAMSSSNETAFFIALKNNNYSNARYLLKNGANPEIKAGENDSMVLLEKIASELPPGSSWNSGARDFLELKLDVRSYIARKKLRSKGGN; this comes from the coding sequence ATGGGCCGCATTGACATAGTTGGGCAGACAGGCAAACGCTCCAGCCATAACGTTGCATCCATTGGCACCAATCCTGTACCCCGGCTTATAACGGGTTTAAATCAAACTCGCGCCAGTAAGCAGGAGATTTGGAATAAAAAAATATCTACGCCTGCGGTTGTGGATAAATCTGGAAAATTACTGGTATTTAAATATCTCGATGCGCTGCAAAATGCTGCGGCTCAGTTTTTTGCAGAAAAATTAACAGCGCTCAAAGCCTATGCTATTGCCGGAGGCAGCCTGACCGTAAAAAATGCTGCCGGAGATAATATTTTTCATGTGATTCTGCGGGATTCATTTAAAAATCACGATTCCCTGGAAAAATACTCCAATATTCTTGGAGACTTGCTGCATCTTGGATATCAGCAGAATCTGGATTTTTCTGAAAAAGGAAGTGATGGATATACTCTGCTGCATCTGGCAGCCTGCTTGCCTGATGCGAAGAGCGAAAGCCTGAGGAATATGGAGGAAATAATTAAATACTGTGACTGGGGTGTAATCAATGCAATGTCAAGCAGTAACGAAACAGCATTTTTTATTGCGCTGAAAAATAATAATTATAGCAATGCAAGATATTTGCTGAAGAACGGCGCAAATCCAGAGATAAAGGCAGGTGAGAATGATTCGATGGTTTTGCTGGAGAAAATAGCCAGTGAGTTACCCCCCGGAAGTTCCTGGAATTCGGGAGCCCGTGATTTTTTGGAGTTAAAGCTCGATGTTAGAAGTTATATCGCAAGAAAGAAATTGCGGAGTAAGGGAGGTAATTAG